The following nucleotide sequence is from Planctomycetota bacterium.
AAAGTCTACCGCCGTGTGGTGGAGTGATCGGAACGCGGTTCGTTGGTCGTGATCCACAACTGCCCGTGATGGTGCAGCATCGCGGTGGCCGGGGTTGCCGCGTCGGGAAACGTCGCGTGCCAGTCGCTCTCGACGAACAGCACCGTGAGCACTGGGCGAAACGTGTCGGCATCATCGAACTCGACGGCGTGGGCGAGGTTGTCCGGCAGGCCGAGCGTCAGCCCGGCGGCGTCGAGGACGGCTTGCCCGTTGCCGCCGTGGTGGAGTTCGTGAGCCCAGTGATGTGCGGGTGTCAGCCAGAGCCGACCGCCGACACGTTGCCAGAGGTCGAGCAAACGTCCGGTCAGATCGTGGGTTCTGCGCACGTCGAGGCCCGGCCGGATGCTTGCGTCCTCGCCGTTGATGTAACCGACGATCCGTCCGTTTGGCACATGAAACGCGCCGCCGTTCGGATACGCCGGTTCCAGTCCCTGTGTCGCCAGCGTTTCAAGCACCTGCTCGTATTCCACGATCTGCGGCATCGCCAACCCTACGCTTATCCATGAGCGCCAACGCACAAACCGCCATCGCCCACGGGATCGCAGGCAGCAAGTGGATGATCGAGAGATTCTGCCATGACCTCACCGTCGAGGAGTGGCACCACCGCCCGTGTACCGGGGCCAACCCCGCGGCCTGGATCCTCGGGCACCTGATCCTGACGCAACGCCAATTCCTTGGCATGGTCGGTTCGGACAAGCTCCCGGACTTGCCCGAGGGCTTCGAGGGCAAGTTCCCGCGTGACAAGACGGCCGCCGATGCCGCGACCGACTTCGGCGACGTGGCACAGTTGCTGCCGATCTTCGCCGAGCATTGCGATCTGCTCGCCGCGGCGGTGATGGCCGCTTCCGACGAGGCGCTCGGCAGCGACTTGGAAAATGCGTTCGGTCCGAACAAGACCGTCAGCGACGCGTTGATCTTCGCCGGGTTGCATGTCGCGAGTCACGCCGGTCAC
It contains:
- a CDS encoding DinB family protein, encoding MSANAQTAIAHGIAGSKWMIERFCHDLTVEEWHHRPCTGANPAAWILGHLILTQRQFLGMVGSDKLPDLPEGFEGKFPRDKTAADAATDFGDVAQLLPIFAEHCDLLAAAVMAASDEALGSDLENAFGPNKTVSDALIFAGLHVASHAGHISTIRRSLGKPPVV